DNA from Gracilinanus agilis isolate LMUSP501 chromosome 3, AgileGrace, whole genome shotgun sequence:
ACTaccataaataaaatacatatgaacaATTAAATCTTTTTCTTACAATAATTACTTTTACATTAAAAAGTCACCTTCAACTTCAGATAGATTGAAAATTAGGACTCTAAATCTGATCATTTCCAAGTATTAGTTAATAATCTTGCACAGGCCCGATAATCAAAAAACTTGGAGCTTTGATCTATACAAGTTGGTAGGTTTCACAGAGTTTGACGGGTCAGTGACtgaaatatgcatttttaaatttagctttttttttttgtatcaaaaAAGTCTGATTTATTTCAAAATCCTTGTATGAACTTGTATTTGTGCAATGCCACTGTCCCAAAagctagaaagaagaaataaaagcatcTGGAACATTAACCATAGTCCAAGTTTTCTTGGTCCACAGTTTAAAACAATGCCGAGTCTAGGAAATCCAATTAAATTACAGTGCATTTAAATATAGGAAGGTGGTTCTGGGACAACTTAACCTACTACACGGGGACGGTCTCAATCACTGATGACTTGATACACTCTTCGTGCAATCTGCTCTTTTCCGAAAGGCTTAAGGAATTTTCAGCAGGATGCTCAACTATATGACTGTCGCCATTCAAAGCGGAAACATATCTCTCTGGGGAGGGACCTTTTAAATAAGAGTGAAATTCCACTTGTGGGTGGTTTGGCCTGTGTTCAGGATATAAGCTACTACATGGCACATGGCTATCATTTTCTGACGAAGAGCAGCAGACTATTACGGAGGGGTTCGCAGATGGGTAATGGGAGCTACCATAGCTCTCTTCTGTTTGTCGGGCATAGTCAACAAACTGCTCAGATGTCATGCTGTAAGGCACCAGAGAAAGGGTACCATTTTTAACAGTATCTCTTTCAGAATAGTTCTCAGGAATTTGATTCGTGGTGCCTGGGGCATGGTTGTCTATTTGGTAATATAAAGTTGAAGAACTAGTGTAAAAAGAGGCATTTTTAGAGTGGCTTTCATGGACTGTAGTGCCATCGGAATAGCAGAGAACTGAAGGAAGAGGCACAACTTCGGTGTGGGTGCCCAGACCCTCCACAAAATGATCCCctttctcatcttcctcatcttcttcctcctcttcttcctcctcttcctcttcatctgaTTCACTTGGTGCTAGACTTTGTGTGCTAGAATCTGTAACTCCACTACAAAAGCTACtcccatcttcttcctcttcctcatcttccccTTGGCAATCCAATTCCTCTGCAGACTGCAAATGCATCACTGTTGTTTGGGGTTCTGTTTCAATCTCAAAATTCTCTGCAATTGAATATTCCACAGGGTGGCCAACAGGGCCCATAGAACTAGTGTGAGCATTGATCTCACTGTGGCAGCCGTTCAGCGTTGGAATTTGCTGCTCTCGGTTTTTCTCCAGTTCGAGTTTCATAATTGTGTGCAAAAAGTGAGTCCGGACTCGGATAGGATTAAATTCTATCCTACCTGCTGTATTACTACATCCCTCTTTAGTGCAACCACATGGGAAAGACATCCGATCCAcctgttagaaaaaaaaagagggagagaacatattAGGAAAACATGATAAATTAAACAACTCAAGTCTTTTCTATGACTAAATGTGAATCTTGATTCAGGTAATTTAAATGACATCAAAGCAGATGATTAACAAACCagaacatacttttaaaaaagtgaataaagGGGGCAATGGGGtgggctcagtagattgagagccaggtccagagttcaaatatgaccttggacgcttcctagctacgtgaccctgggaaagtcacttaacccctcattagcttagcccttgccactcttctgccttggaaccagtattgattctaaaatggaaagattaaaaaaaaattgaattaagtcAGGTTTTTGTTCTAATAGCAATTACTTCCAAATTCATGGCTTGCTCTAAAATAAACTACTTACAATCTTGAGAATGGTTCACctcctattaatttctgcttaGAGGAGAAAAGTATATTCCATCATCTGTTTGGGGGGATCAAGATCAAGACTCTGAATTTGGCTtcctttcagaattcttttcatttgcattattgTAGCCCCATGTATTATTGTAGCCTCATGCATTAtcctttggttctgcttatttcgatGTGCACTGTTTCACATCCACCTTTCctggtttctctgaattcctccttTCTGTCATTTCCTCTAccatgataatattccattaaatatcTATCAGTTTTGGTTGGCCAGTTCCCAATCAATGGGCACCCACTTTGCTTCCAATGCTGCCCTTCTATTTCTCCTACTTCCTCATTGCTTCCTTTATGTGCTCTTCCCTTCATTCAATCTTTCTTATTCCTCTGATTCATCAAAGCCAGTTGTCTTGCTTTGCACATacacttctccctcttctcccttcctccccctgtAACTTGACTAAAGGCACATTTCACAAAAGAGAAAGGATTTTTCCAGATTAACACCACTTTGGTAACCtttccttggttttcttctttctacatTCTCAGAGCCTCAGCCTTTGTGTATATCTACAAcaagaatatatgtaaatatttgcaGTTATGTATATTCATGTTCCTGCCCCATATacttatttgcttttgttttctctctctctaccgtTTGACTCCTATTACATTGCAAAGCTCCTCAAAGCTAAGGATTTTTCTAACTTATTAACTTCCCAAGATTTTTGGACAGAGTCATAggtacagtgtgtgtgtgtgctcaaaCATTAAATGCCATAGTTCAACCCTTCAAGGTCTAAGACTCTATATCATTACAACCCATTTCCCCACCACTATGTATCTTCCATGTCTCTGTGCATAAAACCCTTACCAACTCACAGGATCTTTGTGAGCTGCAAAGAGcctgagaggccatctagtccaacgtCTCCCATTcaacagatgaataaattagGGCCCAGCAACTCAGTAGTATTTACTGATAAGATTCTATACTTTATACTTCAGCTTTccagagaacagaaaaaaaaaatgacaatatgtGGCCCTGGCTGTCATTACCTAACCTGTGGTGGGATGAAGAGGCAGGAGCCATGGCATTgggagatattttttatttcttttgtgggAAGGGACGGGGAACAAGTTCTTATGCTATCATTCTGCTATAGCAAAAACCAAAATAACTTTTACCACTGAACCAGTTTTCATTGcccatttttttctcccacatctgggtttctcccccatgCATCCTTTAAGCATTATGTATTAAGGGTCATCTTTCATtgattggggagggggaggaacaACCTTCACATTATTGTCTTCCTTATTGGGGAAGCCAAAGTTTCTTACAAAATTGAGAGTTAAGTAATTATAGAAAGAGTAATACAGAAT
Protein-coding regions in this window:
- the CSRNP3 gene encoding cysteine/serine-rich nuclear protein 3: MSGILKRKFEEVDGSSPCSSVRESDDEVSSSESADSGDSVNPSTSNHFTPSSILKREKRLRTKNVHFSCVTVYYFTRRQGFTSVPSQGGSTLGMSSRHNSVRQYTLGEFAMEQERLHREMLREHLREEKLNSLKLKMTKNGTVESEEASTLTLDDISDDDIDLDNTEVDEYFFLQPLPTKKRRALLRASGVKKIDVEEKHELRAIRLSREDCGCDCRVFCDPETCTCSLAGIKCQVDRMSFPCGCTKEGCSNTAGRIEFNPIRVRTHFLHTIMKLELEKNREQQIPTLNGCHSEINAHTSSMGPVGHPVEYSIAENFEIETEPQTTVMHLQSAEELDCQGEDEEEEEDGSSFCSGVTDSSTQSLAPSESDEEEEEEEEEEEDEEDEKGDHFVEGLGTHTEVVPLPSVLCYSDGTTVHESHSKNASFYTSSSTLYYQIDNHAPGTTNQIPENYSERDTVKNGTLSLVPYSMTSEQFVDYARQTEESYGSSHYPSANPSVIVCCSSSENDSHVPCSSLYPEHRPNHPQVEFHSYLKGPSPERYVSALNGDSHIVEHPAENSLSLSEKSRLHEECIKSSVIETVPV